In Candidatus Rokuibacteriota bacterium, the following are encoded in one genomic region:
- a CDS encoding Hsp20/alpha crystallin family protein — MTTMLRWSPFTPKFHLHHAGADLFQRFFDGATDETAQPAASWVPAAEGRLENGTYVIQFALPGVDPKAVEVSLMDNVLTVKGERKADHDTTGKDYFVREVTYGAFERSVALPEGVDAAQVEAKYRNGMIEVRIPAPRAATPRTIEVKAA, encoded by the coding sequence ATGACCACCATGCTTCGCTGGTCCCCATTCACCCCGAAGTTCCACCTCCACCACGCTGGCGCCGACCTGTTCCAGAGGTTCTTCGACGGCGCCACCGACGAGACCGCTCAGCCCGCCGCGTCGTGGGTCCCCGCCGCGGAGGGGCGGCTCGAGAACGGCACCTACGTCATCCAGTTCGCTCTGCCGGGTGTGGATCCGAAGGCTGTCGAGGTGTCCTTGATGGACAACGTCCTCACCGTCAAGGGCGAGCGCAAGGCCGACCACGACACCACGGGCAAGGACTACTTCGTCCGCGAGGTCACGTACGGCGCGTTCGAGCGGAGCGTCGCGCTCCCCGAGGGCGTCGACGCCGCGCAAGTGGAGGCGAAGTACAGGAACGGCATGATCGAGGTGAGGATCCCCGCGCCGCGAGCCGCGACGCCGAGAACGATCGAAGTCAAGGCCGCCTGA
- a CDS encoding acyl-CoA desaturase, translating to MYLKSAILLGTFAASYGLLVFVAQTWWQGVPLAMLLGLVSAGIGFNVQHDGGHQAYSNRPWVNTLTAMTLELLGGSSYLWRWKHGLLHHAYVNVHGHDTDIDLGILGRLSPHQRRLPHHRWQHVYLWAFYGLLPVKWQLVGDFRGLITGRIGGHPVARPRGGELLTFVAGKLVFFAVAFGIPLMLHPAWTVVACYAIAALVAGIVLSVVFQMAHCVGEADFPVPAEATGRVERAWAVHQVETTVDFARRSRAAAWFLGGLNFQIEHHLFPRISHVNYPALATLVEETCREFGIRYAEHRSFGAGLVSHFRWLRRMGMPDPASAASGTVGA from the coding sequence ATGTACCTGAAGAGCGCCATCCTCCTCGGAACCTTCGCGGCGTCGTACGGGCTCCTCGTCTTCGTGGCCCAGACCTGGTGGCAGGGAGTCCCGCTGGCCATGCTCCTGGGACTGGTCTCGGCCGGCATCGGCTTCAACGTCCAGCACGATGGCGGCCATCAGGCCTACTCGAATCGTCCCTGGGTCAACACGCTGACGGCGATGACGCTGGAGCTGCTCGGCGGCAGCTCCTATCTGTGGCGCTGGAAGCACGGGCTCCTGCATCACGCCTACGTCAACGTCCACGGCCATGACACCGACATCGACCTCGGCATCCTGGGCCGGCTGAGCCCCCATCAGAGGCGGCTCCCGCACCATCGCTGGCAGCACGTGTACCTCTGGGCCTTCTACGGGCTGCTGCCCGTCAAGTGGCAGCTCGTCGGGGACTTCCGCGGCCTCATCACCGGCCGGATCGGCGGCCACCCGGTGGCTCGCCCGCGCGGCGGGGAGCTGCTGACCTTCGTCGCCGGGAAGCTGGTGTTCTTCGCGGTGGCCTTCGGGATCCCGCTGATGCTCCACCCGGCGTGGACGGTCGTCGCCTGCTATGCGATCGCCGCGCTCGTGGCGGGGATCGTGCTGAGCGTGGTGTTCCAGATGGCCCACTGCGTGGGCGAGGCGGACTTCCCCGTGCCCGCGGAAGCCACCGGGCGCGTCGAGCGGGCCTGGGCGGTCCATCAAGTCGAGACCACCGTTGATTTCGCCCGGCGCAGCCGGGCCGCCGCCTGGTTCCTCGGGGGCCTGAACTTCCAGATCGAGCACCACCTCTTCCCGCGGATCAGCCACGTCAACTACCCGGCGCTCGCGACGCTGGTGGAGGAGACCTGCCGGGAGTTCGGGATCAGGTATGCAGAGCACCGGTCGTTCGGGGCCGGGCTCGTCTCGCACTTCCGGTGGCTGCGCCGGATGGGGATGCCCGACCCGGCCTCCGCGGCTTCCGGTACGGTCGGGGCCTGA